Proteins encoded in a region of the Raphanus sativus cultivar WK10039 chromosome 8, ASM80110v3, whole genome shotgun sequence genome:
- the LOC108821733 gene encoding putative F-box protein At1g53360, with product MKNMEQQSSEGLVLTTSGHETQSANSVREYSVPPIPDDMLMEIFSRVPAKSIARFRCVSKFLGSILRRPDFNYLFLTKSLTRGRFLFALEVDEKLFFCSSPQPHNPNDNSSLVATPYQTPMIFPEKISFDNPSTLCRLVLPRQMRVICNPATGDFLTLPNVLKENILPNGNPVVFERLYFGYDPIGKRFKVLCITSSRDERPNTYQVLTLESGKLLWRMVECKFHFETTLGRTTDICINGVLYFEAKMEKSTVIVCFDVRSEKFGFINMEQKRACELDSLELFNYRGKLGIHHKKDDIYGTRLVLWVLEDARNHNWCKLDYALSPLDKEMVKHTKFVGVTGRGEIVYSSYPFRPVNWYFLLFNNVESMTSTRVKVEGLEVEEGKKDHFINTLIGYVENLEFM from the coding sequence ATGAAAAATATGGAGCAGCAGTCCTCGGAGGGTCTAGTATTAACCACATCCGGACATGAAACACAATCAGCAAACTCGGTAAGAGAATACTCAGTCCCACCAATCCCTGATGATATGCTTATGGAGATATTCTCTCGAGTCCCGGCAAAGTCTATAGCTAGGTTTCGTTGCGTATCGAAATTCTTGGGGTCCATCCTTCGCCGTCCTGATTTCAATTACTTGTTTCTTACTAAGTCTTTGACTCGTGGACGGTTCCTTTTCGCCTTAGAAGTTGATGAAAAGTTGTTCTTCTGCTCTTCACCTCAGCCTCATAATCCAAACGATAACTCTTCTCTTGTAGCCACCCCTTATCAAACGCCTATGATCTTTCCAGAAAAGATTTCATTTGATAACCCTAGCACACTCTGTAGGTTGGTATTACCTCGGCAGATGCGGGTGATTTGTAACCCTGCCACTGGAGATTTTCTAACCTTACCGAATGTTCTTAAAGAAAACATCTTACCCAATGGTAACCCTGTAGTGTTTGAAAGATTGTATTTTGGGTATGATCCGATCGGAAAACGGTTTAAAGTGTTGTGTATAACCTCGTCACGTGATGAAAGACCCAATACTTATCAGGTCTTGACGTTGGAATCTGGAAAGCTTTTATGGAGAATGGTCGAATGCAAGTTCCATTTTGAGACGACCCTTGGTAGAACTACTGATATATGTATAAATGGTGTTTTGTATTTTGAAGCTAAGATGGAGAAATCTACTGTTATAGTTTGCTTCGACGTTAGGTCTGAGAAGTTCGGCTTTATTAACATGGAACAAAAGCGTGCATGTGAGTTGGATTCTTTGGAACTTTTTAATTACAGAGGTAAATTAGGTATACATCATAAGAAGGATGATATATATGGGACAAGACTTGTGCTGTGGGTTCTAGAAGATGCTAGAAATCATAACTGGTGCAAGCTGGATTACGCATTGTCTCCTTTGGATAAAGAGATGGTCAAGCATACCAAGTTTGTTGGAGTGACTGGTAGAGGTGAAATTGTATACTCGTCATACCCCTTCCGCCCTGTAAACTGGTACTTCCTTCTCTTCAACAATGTGGAGAGTATGACTTCTACAAGAGTCAAAGTTGAGGGACTTGAAGTTGAAGAGGGTAAGAAGGATCATTTTATAAACACATTGATAGGCTACGTGGAGAATTTGGAGTTTATGTAA